A region from the Ensifer canadensis genome encodes:
- the tnpB gene encoding IS66 family insertion sequence element accessory protein TnpB (TnpB, as the term is used for proteins encoded by IS66 family insertion elements, is considered an accessory protein, since TnpC, encoded by a neighboring gene, is a DDE family transposase.), with protein sequence MIGLSPGGVKIMVATQPVDFRRGMNGLVALVASALAADPYCGDVFVFRAKRLDRLRCIYWDGSGMILATKWLEAGKFVWPPIRGGAMQMTREEFSLLLAGIDWTRVKQNPVKRPLKAG encoded by the coding sequence GTGATCGGACTTTCCCCTGGTGGAGTGAAGATCATGGTTGCGACGCAGCCTGTCGACTTCCGGCGCGGCATGAATGGCCTGGTGGCATTGGTGGCATCGGCGCTTGCGGCTGATCCGTATTGCGGCGACGTGTTCGTGTTCCGCGCCAAGCGTCTCGATCGACTTCGCTGCATTTATTGGGATGGATCCGGCATGATCCTGGCGACGAAGTGGCTTGAGGCGGGCAAGTTTGTTTGGCCGCCGATCCGCGGTGGCGCCATGCAGATGACGCGCGAAGAGTTCTCGCTTCTGCTGGCCGGCATTGACTGGACAAGGGTGAAGCAGAACCCGGTAAAACGCCCCTTGAAAGCAGGTTGA